CGTCGTGGGCCACGGCGAGTTGAAAGCCGGCGGCCGCGGCGCGGAGGCAATAGTCAGTCTCCTCACCATAGCCGTCTGGGAACGCGGCGTCGTCGAAGTGTCCGATCGTTTCCCACACGGCGCGTTTCATCGCGAGGCAGAAGCCGTTCAGCAATGGAACGCGAGGATAGGCTCGCTCAGCGACACACGCGAGTGTTTCCGCCACGTCGTTTGCGTTCCAATGTTCTAGCAGCGCATTCACGGCCCAATCGCCGTTGGCTGCGAACCGCTCAGGAACCGACTGCCAACTCGCCGCATTGGAGACCGGCCCCGCGAGGCCGATGTCCGGATGGCTTTCCAAACAGACCAGCAAGCGCCCCATCCAGCGGGGCGTGGCGACGGTATCACTGTTGAGCAGCACGACATAGTCGCCGCGCGCCGCGCGCCAGCCGCGATTCGCGGCGCGCGTGTAGCCTTGTCGTTCATCATTGCGGAGGAGAACCGTGTTGGCTCGTTGGGCCGCGAATTCGCTAAGCAAGGAAGCGCAGTCATCATCCGAGGCATCGTCGACGAGCAGCATCTCGTGCCGAGCATCCGTGTGCGTTGCGAGCGATTTCAGGCACTCCGCCACGCAGGATGCCGCGTTATGCACCGGAATGACAATGCTGGCGAACTTACTTCGATCCAAGGCCGGCAACGCATCGCGCAATGTTGCCGAACTCGCGGCGTCGTGCCTCGATGCCCGCCATTGTTCATGCTGACGGAAGACATCGCGAAACAGTTCCGTCACCAGCGGCGCCGAGCGATCGCGCCGCCACACGGAGATCGCATTGCCGAGCAGGTTCCCCACCCGCCAACGGCGCGTCGCCAGCAGAGCGTCGATACCGCATCTTAGTTGTTCCAGCCAGCAACTCAGAGCGTTCGCATCGCGTTCCGCGCGTTGCAGCTTGTGCTGCGTGTCGCGCAAACGCTGCGCGGCGAGCTGTTCCCTAGCCGTCAATTGCTTTAGTCGATGTTCGCGCTCCGCCAGGCGCGTCGTCAGACGCTGTTCGCGTTTCAGCGCCTTGGTAAGCGCCGCATCGCTCCGATCGAGCCGGCCTGCGCTTCGCGCCGCCATCTCGACTTGTGATCGCAGGATAGTAAGTTGCGCGTCGTTGGGTGTTGCTTCGCCGCAACACTGCGACGGAATGTCGATCTGCGCATTTGGATCGCGCTGATGCTTCGCCGTGAGCACTTCACCCACGCGGTTCCAGTGGGACGCGAGCATCTCGCGTGCCGCGGTTAAGTCAACAGCCGTAGCGATCTTCGCCGCTGTACAGGCTGCTTTCCATGACGTTGCCAGGCAATGCTCCGCGCCGATCTGCCGCAGGAAACCGGAGAATTTTCGCGGGCCGCTGCGTTCTTCGGTGGCCACGCACACGGCGGGGCGGCCGAAGGCGATGGCCGTGATCAAACCGTGCAGCGACGAGCCGAGGTAGCACTCGCACCGGGCGAGGGCCGCGACAATCGCCAGAAACTGATTCGGACCATCGACCACGATAGGCCTTGTACGCATCGAGCTCGCCACGCGACGCGCGAGTTCGTCGTCGCCGTGGCATGGACCAAGCGCCAGCAGTAACGCCGTTGCCTGACGGGCTTCGCAGAGTTGATCGAGCCGCGCGCCAAGTGACTCGATTGATTCACGCAGGTAGCGTTCTTTGACATGAACGGCAATGGTTCGCGTTGCCGGATCGCACTCTGCCAGCAAGGTGCGGTACGCGTCGTCGAGTTGAGCGTCGCTCCAGAGCGCATTCACATCGAGCGCCGTATCTGGGACGACATGAATCGTTGTCTTGACGCCCGATGCGCGTAAATGCACTGCGCTCGTTTCGTCGCGGACCGCGAGGTAGTCGACGCGACCGGTCGCCCCGCGCAATAGTTCTGCGGCGCGGCCATCCAGCGGTCGTGGCACGCCCGGGGCATTCCAGATCAGCGGGGCGGCGTCCCTTGCGGCGAGTTGCGCGGCGCCGAGCCACAGTTCCGCATACGCAGTCTCCGCTAACCAAGGGCGCGATTGGTAAGCTGACAGTTGGGTCGGCAGGGCGTGAACCAGGTGCCCTCCGCCGAGAACAACGGCGTCGAACCGCCCATGTTCGAAGCGCTCGCGAACCGGAATCGTTCGCCGCGCGTCCATCCAGACAGGCTCACCGCCGAGCGGAGAGAAATGCACGAACTCAATCTCAGTCGGCGACGTAACCTGGGCGCGAACGCGCAGTTCGAGAATCAGCGGGAACAACAGGTCGCCGAAGTTGGCGACGTCGAACGTCCCGAAGTGTGCGATGCGCACGTGGCGGCACTCCGTTGCGGCGCGAGTTGGAAGTCGTCAGTGTTCAGTAATTCAATTCAATGTGCGGATTCTTGGCTCAGTGATTCGGTGAGGATTTCCCAGAGGGCGTCGAGGGATTGTGGGATCGATTTCACCCCGGCGAGAGCCGGCATGAAGTTCACGTCGCCGTTCCAGCGCGGCACGATGTGCCAGTGCAGATGGCCCGGCAGGCCGGCGCCGGCGACTCGTCCCAAGTTAACGCCGATGTTGAAGCCCTCCGCGTTCATCAACTTTTCGATCAAGGAGACCATCGCCGTGATTTCTTGCATCAGGCCGAGATGTTCGGCCGCCGTCAATTGGTCGAGGCGGGCTTTGTGGGCCAGCGGCGCGACGAGCAGGTGGCCGTTGTTGTACGGATAGCGATTCAGAACGGTCACGACCGCCTCGCCGCGCCGCACGATCTGGTGTTCGCGATCCGCCCGATCGGCCACCCCGCGACAGATAAAACATTCCCGATCGGCGCCGGGCAACCAATTCAGCTCCGCGGTCGCCCGGGCGGGAGCTTCGGTTTCGCCTTTGATGTAGCCCAATCGCCAGGGGGCCCAAAGTTGTTCGAGACGGGTCATGGGTATCCTGTCGACGGAATCAAGTTGTGCGCGAATCTACCCCCCGCCGCTTGGAGCGGCAAGGGTTGCGGCAATCCGCATTGATGGCCGCTAAGCCCAGGGAAGGCCACCGAAGATCGTTCCATCGCCCTCGATCTCTAGGGCCTTCCCTGGGCTTGGACGACGATTGATCTGTTCGCGACTCACCGCGTTCGCACCTTCCGCTTGAACCGATTTCACTCCCCGATTAGCCTGAGACCATGATTCTGCTCATCGATAACTACGACTCTTTACCTACAACCTCGTGCAGCGGTTGGGAGAAATCGACCCGGCGATCGAGCTCGAAGTGCATCGCAACGACCAGATCACCGTCGACGAGATCGCCGCCCGCAAACCGACCCATTTGATCGTTTCGCCTGGGCCTTGCACGCCGAAAGAGGCGGGCATTTCGTGCGCGGCGATCGAACGCTTCGCCCCACAACTGCCGATCCTGGGCGTTTGCCTGGGGCATCAATCGATCGGCGAAGCGTTTGGCGCGGAAATCGTCCGTGCGCCGAAACTGATGCACGGCAAGACCGACCTCGTACATCACGACAACCGTGGCCTCTACCAGGGCTTAGAAAACCCGTTCCGGGCCACGCGGTATCACAGCCTGATTATTCGGCCTGAGACGCTGAGCGACGATTTCGAAGTCTGCGCCTGGTGCGATTCCCCAGATGTCGGCCGGGAAATCATGGGGGTCCGCCATAAGCGGTATCCACTGCACGGCGTGCAATTTCACCCGGAAAGCTTCCTCACGGATTGCGGCATCGAACTCCTCCGCCGCTTCATCCTGCTTTAGCCGAGGTCTGTGACTGCGCGTTCCTCACATCTCGGAAGGAACCACGAAAGGCACGAAAGACACGAACGTCTTGGATATTTGGCACGGTTGTGGTGGCCAATCCATGGCCGACTTTCGAGCCGACATCTAGTCGGTTCTTTCGACGACGCCCCTGCTTTAAATCGCGTTCGTGCCTTTCGTATTTTTCGTGGTTGCCTCCGGATTCCCGAATAAAGAGAAGATAGTCCGTCGAGGTCTGTCACATGGACTAAAGCGATTGCATCACTGTGCCCAGACAATGAACAGGGTCTGCTTAATCTCTTCGCGGCAGCCTTGGCATGGCACGGCGTTCTCAATGGCCTGCTGACTTGACGGCACGTCACAAGTCGTTAGCCAACAGCAACTTGAGAAAATGTTCCGAATCACTCTCAAGTTCGGCACATCGCTTGCTTTTCTGCTGTGCCGTGGGCGCGCGATGCGCGGATAGCGAGCGAGGCGCCTCGCTCGCTGATCCGCGTCGCTCCTGGAAACAAGAAGACGAGACGAACGCATTCTCCCTACTCCGACCGCCGGGTGGTCCGGCGGTGTCTGACGAGGCTTGGCTCTTGCCTGGGCCAGAAGGTTGCCCCGTTGGCTTGGATGGACGCTCCGCCTAGTCCATCCAAGCCAGGGGCTTCTTTCTTTCTGGATGCCGCGTTGGTGCAGCGGATTGGACACCCGCTGCGGAGACCGAACGATGAACGCGGCCTGACGACTTGGGCATCCCAGCCATGCGTCAGGCCGCCTTCATTACCACTTCGCCTTGAGCCTGCCGCGCTGGTGGGCTACGATCAGTTAGACGCTTTGCCAAGTTCGCATTCCGCCGACAGGTTTCGCTCTTTGTCATGAAGCTGATTATCGCCATCATCCAGCCGAGCCGTTTGGAAGCCGTGAAGGCCGCATTGACGGAAGTCGAGGTGTTCCGGCTCACGGTGATGGACGTGCAGGGCTTCGGCCGGCAAAAAGGGCACACCGAGGTCTACCGCGGCCACGAATTCACGGTCAACCTACTCCGCAAGGTACAGCTCCAGATCGCCGTCAACGACGATTTCGTCGAACCGACCGTAAACGCCATCATCAAGGGCGGCCGTTCAGGCGAAACCGGCAATATCGGCGACGGCAAGATCTTCGTGCTGCCGCTGGAGGATTGCATTCGCATCCGCACGGGCGAGCGCGGCAAAGAAGCCATCTAGCCGGTCGCATCGCGACCAGCCGATTTCGCTCCGCAATGGTTGCCGAACCTTCGCAACCCATACCGCCTGCGCAGCTTATCGCGTTATTCTCGGAATCCGCGGCAAAATCGAATTCCGTCGCTTGATCGGCGACAGATCACGCGGATAATTCCACGAGATTTGGCCCAGAATTGGCTCAAGTTTCGCTTACCAATGAACCGACAGCCATCGCCCTAACGTATGTTTGGGGAACGTCGGTGCGCGTGGCGCAAATTGGGGCACGCTGAGAACGGCTACTTGCGAGGAATTGCTACCATGAAAAACACGCTTCTGTTGGCGGCCGTCTTGGGCCTGAGCTTCACGGGCGGCGCCGCTTCGGCGCAATCGGCGGTCGAGGTCTACAGTCCGATCGTCGAATCGACCGTCACCACAGTCCCGTCGGAGACAGTCGTTACGTATTCGCCGATCCTCGAAGGAACGACCACGGCGACCACCGTCGAGGCTTGGCGTCCCGTGACGAATTATAGCCCAGTCGTGACGGCATCGCCGACCTACACGACGACCTACAGCCCGGTGGTGAATTACGCCACGCCGGTGACGACCTATCGCGCGGCGACCAGCTATGCCGTGCCCGTGACCGCTTACCGGCCCGTGACGACGTACAGCCCCGTCGTCAACTACGCTTACAGCCCGGTCGTCGCCTATAGCCCGGTGGTGTCGTACGCTCAGCCGGTCAGCGCGTACTACTATCCTGGCGCGGTGGTCAGCACGAAGGTGTACTACCCGGGCCAGCCGATCCGAAATTTCTTCCGCGCGATCACGCCGTAAGATCGCGGAGACCAACCGAATCAGCCCTGCCAAGCGCGGGGCTTTTTCTTGCGCTGTTAGAACAACGCTCCCCTCACCAAGAAGTTGACGGCTATGTGGGAACAACTCGGAATTACGTCACCGGATTTCGCGCAGCTCGGGCAACTGTCAGTTCGCCTCGTCGTGGCGTGCGCTTTGGCGGCGATCCTGGGCTTGGAACGTGAAGCCCGCGGAAGACAGGCCGGACTTCGCACCCATATGTTGGTCGCGTTGGGCTCGGCGCTGTTCACGGCCATTCCGTTGCAATCCGGCGCGGCCAGCGTGGGCGAGATCGTGAAGGGGATTACCGCGGGCATTGGCTTTCTGGGCGCAGGTGCAATCCTCAAGCAAGAATCAGCCAAACGCATCAGCGGCATCACGACAGCGGCCGGCAGCTGGACGACAGCCGGGATCGGCTTCACCGCCGGCGCCGGCTTCATCGGCTCAGCGATCGTGGCGACCGTGTTGGCGTGGCTGATTCTTTATCCGCTCGACGGCGTCGCCGATCCATTACGGGACGACAATCTGCCGCCGGAAGAAACGAAGCCGAAGCAACACGCCTAAGTTCACTCCTTCCGCGGCGGTAATGCTCGTTGCACTTCCTGCAAGACGTCGAGTTGGATGCGCTGAATCTCCAACAGCCGTTGCCATTGGTGCGTGAGCAGCATATCGAGCTTGGCATGTAAATGGCGGATTTCGAGTTCCGCCTTGAGGTTCACGCGGTAGTCGTGTTCCGCCCGCATCCGGTCGCGGTCTTCCTGCCGTCGCTGGCTCATCAGGATCAACGGCGCTTGCACCGCCGCCAGGCACGATAGCGCCAGGTTCAGCAGAATGAACGGAAAGGGATCGAATGGCTTGGTCAAGAGCATCGCATTCACCGCCATCCAAGCCACACAAACCGCCGCGAACGAACTAATGAACCACCAACTGCCGCCAAAAGTGGCGACCTTGTCCGCGACGCGCTCGCCCAACGTCAATTCACGATCAAATGCCTCGTTCAGATTCTGCGAAAGCAATTCCTGCTCGCGCAAACTGCGCAAGACTTCGCTCTCCAACGACGAAAGTTCGCCGCGCTCGCTTTCCAGGGTGTCGCGAATGTACTCGTGGCGAAATCGGTCCAGGTCCGTCTGGCAGATGTAGCCGGTTGCAGCCCAACGCGTGCCAGATTGCTCGATCAGTTTCACGACCGTCGGGCTGACCAGCGCGCCCGGCGTCAGCTCGCCGATTGGCTTGGCTTGCCCACAGACCTGGCACGTTTCAGTATTGGGCATTGCGACGTTCTTTTGCTCGGCGAGTCGGCGGTGCTTGGGTTGGCAATAACGGTGGGTGGCTGGGGTCGAATGTACTCGCTCGCCCCCAGCTCGCTAGACCTGGGGGCGAGCGAGTACATTCGACCCCAGCCACCCAGGATTTCCAAGCACTTGCGATCGTAGTATCGGGCCCGACGTTCCTGCCTCGGCTGGTGCGAATGCGCGACTTGCCCGGCGGTGCGCGGCGAATTCTAATGCCTATCAAGTTGCCGGCCGGTTCCTGGTTTTCGCCGTCATTCATCAAGGTGCTCGCATCATGCAGATCGCTCGTTCCGCGTTCGTCGCGCTCCTTTTTTTGGCCGGTTTCGCCTGGCAATCCCCCGCGCAGGACGCGGACCCCGCCCGTCCAGCCGCCGTGGAAACGGCCGAAGTGCCGGTGATTCCCTCGGAGGTCTTCGAGCGGATGCGGCAATACCAGGACGTCCGCACGGCCACGTTCCAAGGCTGGTCGCCGGACGGCGCCGGCATGCTCGTCGCCACGCGGTTTGGCAACACGAATCAATTGCATCGCGTCTACACGCCGGGCGGACGGCGCGAGCAGATCACGTTTTTCCCCGAACCGGCCTCCGGCAAGATTCTGCCCGGCAAGTCGGATCAAGACGTGCTCGTGGTCATGAGCCAAGGGGGCAATGAAAACGACCAGTTCTATTGGCTCGATCGCCAGGCCAGCAAAGTTACGCTGCTCACTGACGGCAAATCGCGCAACGTGCCGGGGCCAGTGCAGGAAGACGGCGCGCTACTCGTCTACGGCAGCAATTTGCGAAATGGGCGCGACACCGATATCTACGTCGCCAATCCGCGCACGCCGGGCTCATCGCGCATGGTGATGCAAACCAACGGCGAATTCTACAACTTGAATTCATTGTCGAAAGACGGCTCGAAGCTGCTGATCAATCACTACGTCTCAATCAACGAAACGCACCCAGCACTCTTGATCGTCAAGAGTGGCGAAAAGCAGCCGCTTCCTCTACCGAACGAGTCGAAAAACGCGCCTGGCGCCAAAGTAGCGTTCGGCAGTTTGGCGTTCAATCAGGACGCGACCAAGGCCTTCGTCACCTGCGATGCGCGCGGCGAGTTTCAACAACTGGCGGAAGTTGATTTGACGACTGGCGAGTATCGTTGGCTTAGCGAGGATATCGCCTGGGATATCGACGCGCTCGAAGTCGATCCCGAGACCGGCGTGTTGGCGTTCACCGCGAACGTCGATGGCTCCAACGAATTGTATCTCTACGACGGCCAGCAGATTCGTAAGATCGAGACGCCGCTCGGGATCATCGCGGGATTGGAATTCTCCCCGGACGGCAGCCGGCTCGGCTTCACGCTCAGCAAGCCGACCGCGCCGAGCGACGCCTATTCGATCGACCTGCAATCGGGCGATCTCGTGCAATGGACCTACAGCGAAGCCGGCGGATTGAATCCCGAACGCTTCATCGCCCCGTCGCGCATTCGCTTCAAAAGCTTCGACCAACGCGAGATTCCGGCATATTACTTCCGGCCGAAGCAAGAGGACGCCGCCGCCCGCGCTCCAGTCGTGATCTACATCCACGGCGGGCCGGAGGCGCAGTACACGCCGCTCTTCAACGGCCTGATTCAATATTTCGCCGTCGAACAAGGCATCGCTGTGCTGGCCCCGAACGTCCGCGGCTCGGCCGGGTATGGCAAGACCTACCTCACGCTCGACAACGCCGAGAAGCGCGAGGAAAGCGTCAAGGACATCGGCGCGCTGCTCGATTGGATCAAAGCCCAGCCGGAACTCGACGGCGAACGCGTCTCGGTGATGGGCGGCTCCTACGGCGGCTACATGGTGCTCGCCTCGCTGGTGAATTTCCCGGAACGCATCCGCGCCGGCGTCGACATCGTCGGCATCGGCAACTTCATCACCTTCCTGGAGCGCACGCAACCATATCGCCAGGACCTCCGCCGCGCCGAATACGGCGACGAACGCGACCCGGCGATGCGAGCCCACTTCGAAAAGATCAACCCCAGCAACCGCGTCGCCGACATCCGCTCGGCGCTACTAGTCGCGCACGGCAAAAACGACCCGCGCGTCCCATTCTTCGAAGCCGAACAAATGGCCGCCCAAGCCCGCACCCAAGGCCGCCCCGTCTGGACCGTCTACGCCAACAACGAAGGCCACGGCTTCCAGAAAAAAGACAACCGCGATTACCTGAACGCGGCGATCGCGCTGTTCCTGGAGGCGGAGTTGAAGAAGTAAGCCATTGTTGTGGCACGGTCTCCCGACCGTGCCACGGGGGCTGCGTTATGCGCGGAACGGGAGACCTTCGGTCGGGCAGATGACACGGTCGGGAGACTTGTCAGCAGCGGTCGGGCGTGCTATCCCTGCGATTGGAACGGGCCGCGGCGGCGTGACGGTCAGGCAGCCTAGCGTCCCGCAACGTCAAACACCGTGGGGTACGCCATGTTGGCTCGTGCGTTAGGTCTGTTGGTTATCATCTCGGTCCTGTCGACGCAGTCTGGCATTGCCGGCCAGATCAGCTTGGATCGCTCGTGGGCAGGACGACTCTCAATCACAATCGGTGGTTTGGGCGGACAATACGTCGACGCTGTCCGCATTCCCGCCAGTCTGCATTCTGTACTCGATGACGTAAGCGACACGTTCACAATCCAGTCGCTCGTCTAAGACGAAATCGACATGGCGGGCAGCACAAGGGTCGATTACACACATGTTGAAACGTATCCGCCGTACGACTTTCCCAACAATGAGCCTGGATTGATCACATATCATGAGACGTTCAACTTGGACCGAATTGCGTGTCACATCTCGCGATACGAGGATCTCGAGCCATCCCAATTATTCTACTCCGAAGACGGGGTATGGACATCATCTCCGATTTTTCCGAATTATGACGACAATCTTTTCGTTGAGGTCGGGTTCACGTATTCGGCGACGGTTTATGAGACGACCAATAGTTTTTCCGGTGTGATCGAATTTGTGTTCGGACCTCCTCTGCTGCCGACATTCGAACTTTCTCCTGGCGATGACTATCCGTCGAGCCTGCAATTCGGTGCAATTCGGACAATTCGTTCGGAGAGCAAGACTATTCTTCCTACCGTTGGCTTGCCATTCACCCTGACCGCAAGTTTCGCCAGCGTTCCAGAGCCGTCAACGCTGAGCATCGCGACCCTGGCGGCGGCGACGCTTGCAATTGTGCTACGAACGAAAATCGCGCGCCAGAGTTGACGCCGCCACCATGTCAGGCACGTCCCTGGCGATCATTTGGGACGTTGACGGAATACTCTTTCGGGCCGCGCCATCACCTTCGTCCACGGTGCCTGACCTACCGCGTGGCCCCGACAAATCGAACTACAACCTTATCTCCCCCAGCGCAAACCGCTCAAACTCATCCGCTCCAATTAGCAAGCAACGCTGCGCCGTCGCCAACCGCGCCGCCGACGGATGAAACCGGGCGTTGGTGATGATCGCCGCGGCGTGGCATTGACGTTGCTTTTGCGCGGCGACTACCGCGCGCACCGCCGTGTCGGGAATCGTGCGTTCCGAAGTGTTGGCCTGGATCGCCACGCGATGAGGCCCGAACTCGGCGATCAGGTCGATGCCCGACTCGGCGCTTTTACGCTGTAGTTGCACCACCGCGCCGAGGGCCAGGAGCATTTCGGCCAGATAGTCGACCCAATCCTGGCCGCGCAGCGCGCGCCAATCGCGGCGGAGGAGCTGCGTGCGGCGGGCTTTCGCCGCGGCCCGCAGGGCGTCGCGCTCGACGACGTATTTGCGCAGGTTTTCCGTCGTGGCCTGCAGCGCGCGTTCGATCGACGCGCTGGTTTCTTGCTCGGCGGCTTCCTCTTTGCGATGCGCGGCGAGCCGCCCCGGGTTCGGAAAAAAAAGCAGCGCAGCGCACGTCAGGCCCGCCAGGCCCGCCGCCACGGCGAACGCCACCAGGCCGATGAGCATGGAATCGCTGATCAGATGCGCGACAATCAGCACGGGCGCCGCGCAGGTCGCCGGAACGACTAGCATCACGCCCCAGGGCCAAAGTTCATACTGCTCGCCCGGGGAGCGAAAGCGCTCGGCGGCGTGGAAGTAACGCCTGCGCCAACGCGAAATCCAGCCGGGCTGGATGAGCTTCCGCTGCTGCTCGAAAATCTCATCCCGCTGGCGTTCGAGGCGCGCGATGGTCGCCTCGACGAATTCGAGTTGCCGCTCCAGCTCGAAATCCTGGGGAACGACGTGCATATTCGACCTACGACGTGCGCAATTCCCGTAGCGAAACGAGCGTCCGCGAGGTGATACCGGGGGGTGCGTGCCTAGAACAGTTTAATTCCGCGACGCATGGCCGTCACCAGCGTTAATTGTGCCGGTTTCTGATCGCAAATTCATTGACACCTCATCCACCGGCAGGCAGAATCGCGGTATCCTTTTCACCTTGAATCGCATCGTCGATTTGGCAGCTGTTGGGGCAAGTAGATGAGTGGCCGGGGAGCGGCACGTCGCGGCCAGCGACTCGTCCGCTGGATCATTGGCGTCGCCGCAGCAACCTTTACCGGGGATTTGTCCGGCGGAGTGATCCGTCACGATCGTGCAGACTCCGAGTACCGCGCTCTGGCAAATTTGCCGGAATATCAGGCGGTTGGCCAGGTGCGTTCCATGATCGGCGGCAGCGGCCGCCTTTGCTCCGGGACGTTGATCGCCCCGAATTGGGTGCTCACCGCCGCCCATTGTTTGACGAACACGCCGACCGACAGCGTTTTTTACCGCAATTTCGGCGTCAGTCTGGACGCCAAGCGGTTGATTGTTCACCCGCAATTCAACGGTTCCGCCGCGAATGGCTACGACGTCGGGCTGATCGAACTCGCGGAGCCGAGCGAGCTGGTGACGCCTGCCCAACGGATGCGGGACCTTGTGCCGTTGGGGGCCGAAGCGACGATCGTCGGCTACGGGCTGACCGGCACCGGATTGACCGGCTCCATCGTCGGTACGCACGGCACAAAGCGGGCGGGGCGGAATATCGTCGATCGAAACGGCACAAGCATCTTGGATGAAAACGAACGCCCTTATCCGGAGTTCATGTTGTTCAGCGATTTCGACAATCCTTTGGACGAGACGGATAGCCTCTGGGGAGACGCCGCGCCGCTGGACTTGGAATATCAGACCGCGGGGGGCGATAGCGGTGGCGGCTGGTACATCGACTATGACGGCCGCGCGCGATTGTACGCCGTGCATTCCGTGGGCCTCAGCTTCGATGAAGGCGTCGACAACAACTACGGCGACGCCGCCGGCGGCACGCGCGTCACGCGGTTCAATAGTTGGATCGACCAACAGCTGGTCGATACGTACTGGATGAATCCGACCGGCGGGGCCTATGAGGACCCGGAAAACTGGTCGAGCGCCGCCACGCCGAGCGCCGGCGCGAACCTGCGATTTGCCTTTCCGCACGACTACGCCGTGGCGCTGGCGGGGAACCAACAGGCGGAGCGCTGGACGCTCGACGCGGGCGACGTTGATTTCCAACTGGTGGAGGGCGATCTGCAACTTGGCGACTGGAGCATCGCCGCGGGCGCGAGCGCGAAGTTGGAAGTCGCGGCGAATCACGTAGCAGCGGTTCATGGAGGCTTGAATGGCGCGGGGAAAGTGGCAAAGGCCGGCGCTGGCATGATGCTGCTGTCGGGCGCCGGGAACAGCGTCGGACAGCTGGATATACAGGAAGGCGGCTTTCAACTTGCCGACGGAGCGTCGCTGATCACGGAGAATATCGCGTGGGGATCGGCCGGAGCGACAAGCGTTGAATTGGGAACGAATGCATCGCTTGAATCGCCATCGCCGCTGTTTGTGGAGACCAACGTAGTGGTGACGCTAGGCGAGGGTGCGCTGTTGCGAACGCCGACGCTCACTCAGGCGGGACGATTGGCGATCGGGGCGAGTCAGACGGTGCTCGATGGCTCGCTCGTGCAGACGGAAACGGCAACTACCTCGATCGACGTGGCGGCGCTATTGCTGGAGGACGCCGGCGCGGCGCTCACGGTGGACGACGCGGCGACCATCGGCGGCACGCTGCGCCTGTCCCTGCCGAGGCGCTTCACGCTGCTGGACGATCGCGTGGTCACGCTGATGAGCGTTTCCGGTGAATTCAGCGGGCAGTTTTCCCATGTCGAATGGGACTATCTACCGTGGGGCCTGGATTACTCACTGAAATACGAGGAGCATACCGTTTCGCTCACCCTCCTAGGACCGGGCGGCGTCTGGCGACTGGAAGGCGACGCAATCCGCGATTTCGACGTGGCCATATGGGACCTCAACGACGTCCGCAGTCACTTCGGCGAGGCGACGAGCCGCGGCGACATGAACGGCGACGGCCGCGTGGATCTGGCGGACTTGAATGCCGTGCGAAATAGCTTCGGGAGGCGGAGTGGCGGCGCTTTCAGACTGGTGCCGGAGCCGGGGAGTTGGCTGCTTGCGATCGTCGCCGCGACCGCGTGTCTGATACTTACCCGACGCGTAAGCGCGGGGAAGACGACGTGATTTTTAAGCGCGATGCGAAGCCGGGAATCATAGTCGTCTCCCCCTCGCTGGCGCTGCGGGTCGGTGTGCGTGATTCCTCGGTTTGCCAATGGCTAAGCTCCGAGCGCGCTGAATAGCGTCCCGGAGCAAAGCGATGCAAACTGTAATCATGCGGCAGCGCTCGCGCCGCTAGTTGATTTGCAATACTTCATGCCAGTTTTTGTTTCCTTCCTGGTGCTTCGTGGCGGCCGATAGCTTGGCCTCGCAGCGCTTCAGCTCGATGGCGGCGCGCTTCACGGCCAGTTCGGCCAGTCGCATTCTGCTGGCCGAGTACCCGCCTTCCTTGGCGATTTTCCACTTCGGTCTGCTTCTCTT
The sequence above is drawn from the Planctomycetia bacterium genome and encodes:
- a CDS encoding HIT domain-containing protein, which gives rise to MTRLEQLWAPWRLGYIKGETEAPARATAELNWLPGADRECFICRGVADRADREHQIVRRGEAVVTVLNRYPYNNGHLLVAPLAHKARLDQLTAAEHLGLMQEITAMVSLIEKLMNAEGFNIGVNLGRVAGAGLPGHLHWHIVPRWNGDVNFMPALAGVKSIPQSLDALWEILTESLSQESAH
- a CDS encoding P-II family nitrogen regulator, which codes for MKLIIAIIQPSRLEAVKAALTEVEVFRLTVMDVQGFGRQKGHTEVYRGHEFTVNLLRKVQLQIAVNDDFVEPTVNAIIKGGRSGETGNIGDGKIFVLPLEDCIRIRTGERGKEAI
- a CDS encoding MgtC/SapB family protein, whose amino-acid sequence is MWEQLGITSPDFAQLGQLSVRLVVACALAAILGLEREARGRQAGLRTHMLVALGSALFTAIPLQSGAASVGEIVKGITAGIGFLGAGAILKQESAKRISGITTAAGSWTTAGIGFTAGAGFIGSAIVATVLAWLILYPLDGVADPLRDDNLPPEETKPKQHA
- a CDS encoding DUF1003 domain-containing protein gives rise to the protein MPNTETCQVCGQAKPIGELTPGALVSPTVVKLIEQSGTRWAATGYICQTDLDRFRHEYIRDTLESERGELSSLESEVLRSLREQELLSQNLNEAFDRELTLGERVADKVATFGGSWWFISSFAAVCVAWMAVNAMLLTKPFDPFPFILLNLALSCLAAVQAPLILMSQRRQEDRDRMRAEHDYRVNLKAELEIRHLHAKLDMLLTHQWQRLLEIQRIQLDVLQEVQRALPPRKE
- a CDS encoding S9 family peptidase, whose protein sequence is MQIARSAFVALLFLAGFAWQSPAQDADPARPAAVETAEVPVIPSEVFERMRQYQDVRTATFQGWSPDGAGMLVATRFGNTNQLHRVYTPGGRREQITFFPEPASGKILPGKSDQDVLVVMSQGGNENDQFYWLDRQASKVTLLTDGKSRNVPGPVQEDGALLVYGSNLRNGRDTDIYVANPRTPGSSRMVMQTNGEFYNLNSLSKDGSKLLINHYVSINETHPALLIVKSGEKQPLPLPNESKNAPGAKVAFGSLAFNQDATKAFVTCDARGEFQQLAEVDLTTGEYRWLSEDIAWDIDALEVDPETGVLAFTANVDGSNELYLYDGQQIRKIETPLGIIAGLEFSPDGSRLGFTLSKPTAPSDAYSIDLQSGDLVQWTYSEAGGLNPERFIAPSRIRFKSFDQREIPAYYFRPKQEDAAARAPVVIYIHGGPEAQYTPLFNGLIQYFAVEQGIAVLAPNVRGSAGYGKTYLTLDNAEKREESVKDIGALLDWIKAQPELDGERVSVMGGSYGGYMVLASLVNFPERIRAGVDIVGIGNFITFLERTQPYRQDLRRAEYGDERDPAMRAHFEKINPSNRVADIRSALLVAHGKNDPRVPFFEAEQMAAQARTQGRPVWTVYANNEGHGFQKKDNRDYLNAAIALFLEAELKK
- a CDS encoding restriction endonuclease — translated: MHVVPQDFELERQLEFVEATIARLERQRDEIFEQQRKLIQPGWISRWRRRYFHAAERFRSPGEQYELWPWGVMLVVPATCAAPVLIVAHLISDSMLIGLVAFAVAAGLAGLTCAALLFFPNPGRLAAHRKEEAAEQETSASIERALQATTENLRKYVVERDALRAAAKARRTQLLRRDWRALRGQDWVDYLAEMLLALGAVVQLQRKSAESGIDLIAEFGPHRVAIQANTSERTIPDTAVRAVVAAQKQRQCHAAAIITNARFHPSAARLATAQRCLLIGADEFERFALGEIRL